In bacterium, the genomic window TTGATCCATCGTAAAAAATGTGGAGAAGCTTTAGATGAATATTTTATTAAAGGAACAGAGCCTACAGAAGATTGTAAATAATTTTGTTATACTGGTGATAGTGTGTTTTTGTTTCATCATGGGTTGTGGCAAAACAAAAGATGCGCCACGTACCAATGAGCGCTCTCCTATAACCGAAACCAATCCTGAAATTTACACCAAGCCCCCTAATGAAGCGGCAGCCACTTTAATGAATCAGGCTATTCCGCTTATTGATGATGAACGTCTTGATGATGCCGAGTGGATGTTGGAAGAAGCAATTAAAATTGATCCGCATAACGCCGAAATTTTTTACTGGTTAGCCTATCTTAAGTACAAAGCGGGAGACAATGCACGGGCGGCCAACTTGTTAGATAAAGCAGATGCCTTGGCAGCCGATGAAGAGATGAGACTTAAAATTAATTCTCTTCGGGAGCTTTTGGAGGCATCTCAGGGGAATTAGTATCGGCAATATTTTTCTTAAATCCGTAGGGGCAATGAAGGCAGCCGTTTTGGCAGCAATAACCCCGGCGCTTCAAGTAGCTGGGGGTTAGAACCATGAGCCCCTCGCTGTTATAATAATAATCGATGTCTTTATTAAGTTGGGTCACAGCCCTTTTTTAAGCATATGTCGCGACAAGAAACAATCACAACTCTGCTCATCCAAAATTTTAACCCCGTTTTTTTAGAAGTATTAAACGAAAGCCATAAACATAGCGGCCCTAAAAGTGAAACCCATTATAAAGTTGTAGTAGTGTCATCTGCTTTTGAAAAAGAAAGTCTTATTAATCGCCATCGTCTGATTAACGGCGCATTAAAAAGAGTTTTTGATGAGGGCATGCATGCTTTGTCTATTATCGCGTATTCGCCCGCTGAATGGAAAGCAAAAGGTGGTGTTGTACCGGCATCGCCGCCGTGTATGGGTGGATCTAAAAACGAAAATTAAAATATAGTTTAAAAATTTTTCTCATTTTTCTTTTCAAAAAGCTGCAAAAGCGTTAGATCTAAAAAAAGGCCGCATTTGCTACGGCATTGACAAAGGAGATTAAAATGAAAAAAATTATTTCAGCTTTATTGTTTGTGGTGCTGGTAGGTACATCAACGTTAGGTTTTTGTGACGATTATAAAAAATTAGGCGTGGGGTTAAATATAGGTGAGCCTATGGGTGCTTCGGTTCGCATCAACTTTTTCAAATTTTTATCACTCGATACTATTGCCGGTTATGGTTTTGCTGAAGAAAGTTTTATTGTTGAGCCCTCAGCTGTGTTTCATTTTAGAGATATTCTCGATTTTAAAACTAATAACGGTACTGTAACCCCGTATATAGGAGCGGGAGCCAAATTTGGTGTTGATTTAGGTGGGGCTAATGATGGCGATGGTATTTTTGCGCTCCGCTTTCCTGTAGGTGCCAGTTGGACTATTGATGATGGAGATATCGATATTTACGCCGAAGCGGCGCCAGGCATTGAGTTTTCGCCGGATGACGAGTTTGATATAACGGGCGGCTTGGGCATCCGCTACTACTTTTTCTAGGTCTTATTGCTTAAAAAAAATTAATAAACGCTTAATGACAAGGTTTTAAGCTTTTGTTACACTTTTAGCCCTTATCATTAATAAAGGAGCTCTTTTATGAAAAAAATTGTTGCGTTGTTACTCACCTTCTCTGCTTTTGTTGCTTGTAAACCCGAAGCCCATACCGCAAGTCCGGCAGCCGATAATAAATCCGCGGCTTCTTCCCCGGCTCCTGCCCCCAGCGGTGGGGATGTTTTGGCCCGTGTAAACGGCGTGGATATTACCGATGCCGAAGTATCGGCCGCACTATCCAAGCAGCTTTCCAAAGTTCAATCTCAAATTTTTGATATTAAAAGAAACGGCTTGCAAGACATGATTGAAGATAAGCTCCTTGAAGCCGAAGCTAAAAAACGTGGCGTTACTTTGGAAGAATTGTTGAAAACCGAAGTAAAAGATAAAATAACCGAGCCTACTGAAACCGATTTAAAAAACTTTTACGAGTTTGCCAAAGCCCGGTTTAACAATGCTCCTTTTGAGCAGGTAAAACCTCAATTGATGGCCCAGGTAAGTGCCACCAAAGAACGTACCGTATATAATGATTTTATTAAAAAATTAAAGGAAGGTTCTAAAGTTGAAATTTTAATGCAACGTCCTCGCATTGAAGTATCGGCTGATGATGATCCGTCTAAAGGCGATGTAGATGCTCCTATTCAGATTATCGAATTTTCTGAATTTCAATGCCCTTTCTGCAAAAAAGCTCGTCCTACAGTAGAACAGATTTTAGAAACATATAAAGGAAAAGTGCACTATGTGTTCCGTGATTTTCCTCTTTCGTTTCACAAAAATGCTCCCAAAGCTTCGGAAGCGGCCAATTGTGCTGGCGATCAAAAGAAATACTGGGAATACAATCATAATCTTTGGGAAAATCAGAAAGGCCTAGAAATTGAAAATCTCAAGCAATATGCAGCCGATTTAAAACTGGATACCAAAAAATTTAACGAATGTTTAGATTCTGGTAAATTTAAAGCTGAAATTGATAAAGATATTAAAGAAGGCTCGGAGTCTGGCGTTTCTGGAACCCCGGCTTATTTCATCAATGGTATTTTTGTATCGGGTGCTCAACCCTTTGACCGTTTTAAAGAAATTATTGATGAAGAATTGGATCGTTTAGGTAAAAAATAAACGTATCGTATAGTGATTGTGTAAAAAGGGGCATCAGAACGATGCCCCTTTTTTTTTGCTTTAATTTAGTTATTAACCCGCAAGGCCTTCCAAATGATTTAAATAAGCCTGAATTTTAGAGCGAGCTTTAGCTTCTTCGAGCGGGAAATTGTTATAAAGATCTTTTAAATGCTTTAAAAAACGGTCGAAGTCCCCATTGACGTTTTCGATGGTGGCATCCGAGAAACGAGGCCATTCCTGTTTGATGTAAATTTTTAAATCGGACCAGTGTTCTTGCATGCGGTTGGGGGTAGTCATAGGGCCCTATTTAATGTTTTTTGGGTATATCCTGCAAGAAAAAACTCCAATATCCCCACTTGAAAAAAGCCCCCGATGAGGCTAGACAGTACAGACTATGAACCCACTTAAAAAACGCAGTTCTCTTATGACCGAAGGCGATTCACGGGCTCCCAACCGGGCCATGCTGCGCGCTGTTGGTTTTACCGATGAAGATTTTAACAAGCCCGTGGTTGGCGTGGCTAGCCTTGGCAGCGAAGTAACACCCTGTAACATGCATATTAACGGGCTTGCCGAAAAAGTAAAAGAAGGCATCCGTGCCGGCGGTGGCATGCCGCAAGTGTATCATTCCATTACCATGAGTGACGGAATTGGTATGGGACACGAAGGGATGAAATTTTCACTCGTGTCGCGCGAGGTTATTGCCGATAGCATTGAAACAGTTAATCAAGGCATGCGTCATGATGCTTTAGTCGCCATTGGTGGCTGCGATAAAAATATGCCGGGATGTCTCATGGCCATGTGCCGTGTGGATGTGCCCAGTATTTTTGTTTACGGTGGTACTATTATGCCCGGTAACTGTGATGGACACGATATTGATATCGTCAGTATTTTTGAAGCTGTGGGTGCTTTTAACAGTGGAAAAATTTCTCACGATAAATTGGTAGAAATTGAAAAAAAGGCTATTCCCGGAGCCGGTTCGTGCGGTGGTATGTATACAGCCAATACCATGGCATCGGCCATCGAGGCCTTGGGTATGAGTTTGCCCGGTTCTGCTTCGCTCCCCGCTGTTTCTAGCCGCAAGGCCGAAGATTGTTATGAAGTGGGCAAACAAGTTGTTGAACTGGT contains:
- a CDS encoding tetratricopeptide repeat protein, encoding MGCGKTKDAPRTNERSPITETNPEIYTKPPNEAAATLMNQAIPLIDDERLDDAEWMLEEAIKIDPHNAEIFYWLAYLKYKAGDNARAANLLDKADALAADEEMRLKINSLRELLEASQGN
- a CDS encoding BolA family transcriptional regulator, translating into MSRQETITTLLIQNFNPVFLEVLNESHKHSGPKSETHYKVVVVSSAFEKESLINRHRLINGALKRVFDEGMHALSIIAYSPAEWKAKGGVVPASPPCMGGSKNEN
- a CDS encoding thioredoxin domain-containing protein translates to MKKIVALLLTFSAFVACKPEAHTASPAADNKSAASSPAPAPSGGDVLARVNGVDITDAEVSAALSKQLSKVQSQIFDIKRNGLQDMIEDKLLEAEAKKRGVTLEELLKTEVKDKITEPTETDLKNFYEFAKARFNNAPFEQVKPQLMAQVSATKERTVYNDFIKKLKEGSKVEILMQRPRIEVSADDDPSKGDVDAPIQIIEFSEFQCPFCKKARPTVEQILETYKGKVHYVFRDFPLSFHKNAPKASEAANCAGDQKKYWEYNHNLWENQKGLEIENLKQYAADLKLDTKKFNECLDSGKFKAEIDKDIKEGSESGVSGTPAYFINGIFVSGAQPFDRFKEIIDEELDRLGKK